The following DNA comes from Bacteroidales bacterium.
TATGTCTTTTGAATATATGTTCACTCACACGTTAAAATTACTGTTTTTTTCTTTATTTTTGACCCCGAGGCAGAGCCTCGAGGAATTCTTTTGATTAAACGAAATAAAAAATATAAAGTTATATAAATTTAGGATTTGGACTAACTGTATTTTACTGACGAGGTTGTCTCAAAAGTACTCTGTGTAACTCTGTGCATTCTCTGTGGCTCTCAGTGTAATTTTTTATTTTATTGTTACACAGAGTTTCACGGAATTGGCACAGATAGCCACAGAGAAAAAAACAATAAAAATTTTACTTTTGAGACAGCCCCGTCAGTAAACTAAATCACTTCAAACGAATTTGATTTGAGCCAGCCAATAGAGCCGTTGGGAAGTTTTATTTCGCTCCATTCGTTGATATTATCTGTTATTTTAACTTTTGTTCCTTCGTGAAGTATGAAAAGGTCGGTGCTTTTTTCGTCGGGAGAGCTTTTTGTAGTTACACTCGGCAGAAATATAATTGCTTCTTTATTATCTTTTACTTTGCTATATTGTATTTGTGCAAAAACAAATATGAAAACCGTAGCAATAAAAAATATCAACATTAAACTGAATGATAGTTTTTTTAGAAAAACAGAACGAGTAAAAATAAATACTGATAAAGACAATAATAAAATTATAAATGAAAATATTATTGCCTTTGCCCATCTGTCAGTGGAATAAAAATCCCCAATTTTATTAAACCATCTTGCAATAAAAAACTTTGGTATCACTTCAATTTTATCAAGAGTTTTCAGATTTGCAATATAAATATTATGGTCAATGGCGTCGTCATTGGGAGAAAGTTTTTTTGCTTTTTCGAAATATAAAATTGCCGATGGAATATTGTTCGTTTTATAATACGCATTACCGATATTGTAATACAATTCGGCAGCTTCGAATCCGCTATCAATAACCTTTTTGTATAACTTCAATGCATCCTCGTATTTTCCTTTCTGATATAATTGATTTGCTTTATCAATTACGTTTTGGTTATTCTCAGCAGCAACTCTAAAACCAATAACCACAAACAATAAACCACAAACAATAAACCTCACATAACGGAGAAAAGAATCTCGATTTATGCTAAAAACATTATTCATTATTATTTATTTTATTTTTTGTTCAAGTTCACTTATTAAATCAATAGTTTTTGAATACAAATTTTTCATTTCCGTTAATTCGCCCGAGGGAGCAAATCGTGCAAATTCGCAATAATTCAATAT
Coding sequences within:
- a CDS encoding tetratricopeptide repeat protein, producing the protein MNNVFSINRDSFLRYVRFIVCGLLFVVIGFRVAAENNQNVIDKANQLYQKGKYEDALKLYKKVIDSGFEAAELYYNIGNAYYKTNNIPSAILYFEKAKKLSPNDDAIDHNIYIANLKTLDKIEVIPKFFIARWFNKIGDFYSTDRWAKAIIFSFIILLLSLSVFIFTRSVFLKKLSFSLMLIFFIATVFIFVFAQIQYSKVKDNKEAIIFLPSVTTKSSPDEKSTDLFILHEGTKVKITDNINEWSEIKLPNGSIGWLKSNSFEVI